A single Lactuca sativa cultivar Salinas chromosome 8, Lsat_Salinas_v11, whole genome shotgun sequence DNA region contains:
- the LOC111885617 gene encoding villin-3, which yields MSGSAKTLEPAFQGVGQRVGTEIWRIENFQPVPLPKSNYGKFYSGDSYIVLQTTSGKGGAYNYDIHFWLGKDTSQDEAGTAAIKTVELDACLGGRAVQYRELQGHESDKFLSYFKPCIIPLEGGVASGFKEVEEEEFQTRLYTCKGKRVVRLKQVPFSRSTLNHDDVFILDTKDKIFQFNGANSNIQERAKALEVIQFLKEKYHEGTCDVAIVDDGKLQAEGDSGEFWVIFGGFAPIGKKVASEDDIIPEKTSPKLYCISEGQIKDVDGELSKSLLENNKCYLLDCGAEVFVWVGRVTQVEERKTAMQAAEEFIVSQNRPKATRVTRLIQGYETHSFKSNFDSWPSGSAPSAPEESRGKVAALLKQQGVGLKGLAKSSTATEEVPPLLEENGKIEVWRISGNAKTTVPKEDIGKFYSGDCYIVLYTYHSNEKKEDYYLCCWIGKDSIEEDQNIAARLATTMFNSLKGRPVQGRVFQGKEPPQFVAIFQPMVVLKGGLSSGYKNSIADKGLNDETYTSDGVALIQISGTSPHNNKAVQVDAVATSLNTYECFLLQSGSSLFTWHGNQSSVEQHSIAAKIAEFLKPGATVKFAKEGTENSTFWFALGGKQGYTSKKAAQESVRDPHLFSFSFHKGKFEIEEIYNFSQDDLLTEDVLILDTHAEVFIWVGQSVDSKEKQNAFEIGQKYIDLASSLDGLSPCVPLYRVTEGNEPTFFTTFFSWDSAKANAHGNSFQKKILLLFGFGGGHASASEGQDRSNGGQSGPTQRASALAALNSAFKSSPTSAKSSSASPKVPSRGSQRAAAVAALSSVLTAEKKGASDGSPVRPTRSPPSEGGSATKAEEGSDGLESNEGSEVTMETSEPAVQETNGGGEDSAPKNDENECESVDSQSTFSYEQLRAKSENPVTGIDFKRREAYLSGEEFEGVFGMAKEAFYKIPKWKQDMLKKKVDLF from the exons ATGTCTGGCTCTGCAAAAACTCTTGAACCTGCATTTCAAGGAGTTGGTCAAAGAGT AGGGACTGAAATATGGAGAATCGAAAACTTTCAGCCAGTACCTTTGCCAAAGTCCAATTATGGAAAATTCTACTCTGGCGATTCATACATTGTATTGCAG ACTACTTCTGGGAAGGGAGGTGCTTACAATTATGACATACATTTCTGGTTGGGAAAAGATACTAGCCAG GATGAAGCTGGAACTGCAGCAATAAAAACGGTTGAACTTGATGCATGTCTAGGTGGTCGTGCAGTTCAATATAGGGAACTTCAAGGTCATGAatctgataaatttttatcatattttaaacCATGTATTATACCACTCGAGGGAGGTGTTGCATCTGGTTTTAAagaggttgaagaagaagagtttcagaCACGATTGTACACTTGTAAAGGAAAACGTGTTGTCAGATTGAAACAG GTTCCTTTCTCTCGATCCACATTGAACCATGATGATGTGTTTATCTTGGACACTAAAGATAAAATCTTTCAATTCAATGGGGCGAATTCGAATATACAAGAAAGGGCGAAAGCATTGGAAGTTATTCAGTTTTTGAAAGAGAAATATCATGAAGGGACATGTGATGTTGCAATTGTTG ATGATGGAAAGCTACAAGCGGAAGGGGACTCTGGTGAATTTTGGGTTATTTTTGGTGGGTTTGCTCCAATTGGCAAAAAGGTTGCAAGTGAAGATGATATAATTCCAGAAAAGACTTCTCCAAAACTTTATtg CATAAGTGAAGGTCAAATTAAGGATGTAGATGGTGAACTTTCCAAATCTTTATTGGAAAACAACAAATGTTATCTGCTGGATTGTGGTGCAGAGGTGTTTGTGTGGGTTGGAAGGGTAACACAAGTGGAGGAAAGAAAAACTGCCATGCAAGCTGCTGAG GAGTTTATTGTGAGCCAAAATCGGCCCAAAGCAACCCGTGTAACTCGACTTATTCAAGGGTACGAGACACATTCGTTCAAGTCAAACTTTGACTCATGGCCATCTGGTTCAGCACCTTCTGCTCCTGAAGAAAGTAGAGGAAAAGTAGCAG CTTTGTTAAAGCAACAAGGAGTTGGGCTGAAAGGGTTGGCTAAAAGTTCTACTGCAACCGAAGAAGTCCCACCTTTGCTTGAAGAAAATGGGAAAATTGAGGTGTGGAGGATTAGTGGCAATGCTAAAACCACAGTACCCAAAGAAGACATTGGCAAATTCTACAGTGGAGATTGCTACATTGTTCTTTACACTTACCATTCTAATGAAAAGAAAGAAGATTACTATTTGTGCTGTTGGATTGGCAAAGATAGCATCGAG GAGGACCAAAACATAGCTGCTCGATTGGCTACCACAATGTTCAATTCACTCAAGGGAAGACCAGTTCAGGGTCGTGTATTTCAAGGGAAAGAGCCTCCACAGTTTGTCGCCATCTTTCAGCCTATGGTTGTGTTAAAG GGTGGATTGAGCTCTGGATACAAGAACTCCATTGCAGACAAAGGATTGAATGATGAAACCTACACTTCAGATGGTGTAGCCCTAATTCAGATATCGGGAACTTCACCCCATAATAATAAAGCCGTTCAAGTAGATGCG GTGGCGACCTCATTGAATACTTATGAATGCTTTCTTCTTCAATCCGGTTCTTCATTGTTCACCTGGCATGGAAACCAGAGTAGTGTTGAGCAGCACAGCATAGCTGCAAAAATCGCTGAATTTTTGAAG CCTGGCGCCACTGTGAAATTTGCTAAAGAAGGAACTGAAAACTCAACTTTCTGGTTTGCCCTTGGAGGGAAACAAGGCTACACCAGTAAAAAAGCAGCGCAGGAATCCGTCAGAGATCCCCATTTATTTTCATTCTCTTTCCATAAAGGAAAGTTTGAG ATTGAGGAGATCTACAATTTTTCACAAGACGATCTGTTGACAGAAGATGTGCTCATCTTAGACACACACGCGGAGGTGTTCATATGGGTTGGTCAATCCGTTGACTCCAAAGAAAAGCAAAATGCGTTTGAAATTGGCCAGAAATACATCGACTTGGCTTCATCTCTTGATGGATTATCTCCATGTGTACCCTTATACAGAGTTACAGAAGGAAACGAACCTACCTTCTTCACAACATTCTTCTCATGGGACTCTGCAAAAGCTAAT GCTCATGGGAACTCATTCCAGAAGAAGATTTTGCTACTGTTTGGATTTGGGGGAGGCCATGCTTCTGCTTCTGAG GGTCAAGATAGGTCAAACGGGGGTCAAAGTGGGCCCACTCAAAGAGCTTCAGCATTAGCAGCATTAAACTCTGCTTTCAAATCATCTCCGACAAGCGCCAAATCATCATCAGCTTCACCAAAGGTACCGAGTCGGGGTTCACAGAGAGCAGCTGCTGTTGCTGCTTTATCTTCTGTTCTTACAGCTGAAAAGAAGGGTGCATCTGATGGTTCACCTGTCAGGCCCACCAGAAGTCCACCATCTGAAGGCGGCTCAGCCACCAAGGCTGAAGAAGGTTCTGATGGTTTGGAGAGTAATGAAGGTTCAGAAGTTACCATGGAAACATCTGAACCAGCAGTTCAAGAAACCAATGGAGGAGGAGAAGATTCAGCACCAAAGAATGATGAAAACGAATGTGAGAGTGTAGACAGTCAAAGCACTTTCAGTTATGAACAATTGAGGGCTAAATCCGAGAACCCGGTAACTGGTATCGACTTTAAGAGAAGAGAG GCTTATCTGTCAGGTGAAGAGTTTGAGGGTGTGTTTGGAATGGCAAAAGAGGCGTTCTACAAGATACCAAAATGGAAGCAGGATATGCTGAAGAAGAAGGTGGATTTGTTCTAG